In the Arachis ipaensis cultivar K30076 chromosome B04, Araip1.1, whole genome shotgun sequence genome, AACTAGGCTGAGACATGTttggtggaggaggaggaggtgtagGGCGAGGGGCAACGCCAGGGCGGCGAGCAGTGGTCTTCGTGCGGGCCATGTCAGGAGAAGGGTTTGGTGGTGGAGATGGAGAGGAATGAGTGGGGGAATGAGAGGGAGAAGAGTGTGTGTGATCAGAACGGTGGGTGCCGCTGTGGGAGCCTCTGTGAGCAACTCTCTTCTTTCGAGCCATATTTATAGAAGCACTGGTTCGGAGAAGATGAAAGAGTGGAGAGTGGAGAGTGTGGTGTGAATGGATGCATGCAGTGGGAAGTTATTATAAACTTAGAGAAGTGTAAAGGTTGCaccttgaaaaaataaaaatcccaactTTGAAAACGCATAGGAAGTAACAGCTGTAATTGTTGTACGTTGCAGATGGgaacaaaagcaaaataaaatttgGATTTGAAAACAAATGTTAAATGAGGCCCAAaaacttattttcaaaaaatgaaaaaaacaacTATGAAATGGGCTTAATTGGATTCAGTAAAGAAAGCTCATATGTCGAGACTGCTCCAGCACGAGATGTTCATCATTCAGGCCTGAATCCAGTAGGCTTCATAGTGACTCAATGAAGGTTACTCATCATCTGCCAAAAAATCTCACCgcgatttatgagacaaaatacAAAAGATCTCATTATCAGAAACATTAAGAAAACAGAGATGAAGTTAGAATGCCCAGTTCAGTTCTCAACTTGCAGAACCTCTCATCTATCAATGGTTTGGTGAATATATCAGCTAGCTGACCCTCAGAATTAACAAACTGAATATCTAAATTTccattttgcacatgttctcttatagaatgaaaacaaacttcaatgtgctttgttcttgagtgcaaaacagggtTTTTGGAAATATTGATAGCACTCATGTTGTCACAAAATAATGGAATGTTTGAGACATTCAATTTATAGTCAGCTAGTTGAGTTTTCAGCCATAATAATTGAGAACAACAAGAGGAGGCTGCAATGTACTCAGCTTCGGCTGTTGAAAGTGCTACCGTAGCTTGCTTTTTGCTAGACCAAACAATGAGGGATTTCCCAAGAAAACAGCACATGCCACTTGTGCTTCTTCTATCGACCCTAtccccagcaaaatctgcatcacagaaACCCACTAATTGAAAAGAATCAGTCTTAGGAAACCATAACCCATAATTAGTGGTACCAAGTACATATCGGATGATCCTCTTGACAGCAGAGAGATGTGACTCCTTAGGCtttgattgaaaccttgagcaaaATTTGGAACAATTTGAAACCACAATGAGCTGCATATGCAAGGAGCAATCTGATGGCTTCCATTCGAGCTACAGGTGCAAATGATTCATCAAAAGCAATCCCTTCCTCTTGATCATATCCTTGAGCAACCAATCTGGCTTTGTTTCGGACTATGGATCCGTCTTCACCCAGCTTGTTTCTGAAAATCCATTTAGTGCCAGTGACTTTCTTTCCATTTGGATAAGGCACTAATGACCAGACCTGATTCTTCTCAAATTGCTGCAATTCCTCCTTCATGGCTAACACCCAAGATGGATCAGCAAGAGCTTCTTGGATGTTTTGAGGTTCAATCTTTGATAGAAGAGCAATGTTGTTGGATTCGGCTCTTTTCAAAGATGAACGAGTGGTCCTACCAGTTGAGGGATTTCCAATTATGAACTCGTCAAGGTAGTTTTTCAGAAACCTCCATTCTCTTGGTCTTCTTGACTGGTTTGAGGATTCAGATTCCTCTTGGTCAACAATGGCCTCTGCATCAGTATTTTCTGCAGAAACAGGAGATAATTCCAAATTGTCTCCTGCAGAATTGGGATTTTCGTTGCTAGCAGGTGCAGCTTCATGAGAACATGGATTTTGTGGAACTGTTTCACTGTTCTTAGGTACTTGAACTTCAAAACCTGGACTATCATCAATGAAAACACTAGGAACAGAGTTAGATTCACAGAATGTGACATGCATGGTTTCCTCAACGGTTTTGGAGTTCTTGttataaactctataggccttgctattAGTGGAATAACCAAGAAAAATTCCTTCATGTGTTTTGGGATCAAATTTTCCTAAATTTTCTTTGATGTTCAAAATGAAACACTTGCAGCCAAACACATGAAAATAACTAAGATTAGGAGGAtgccctttccaaagttcatatggTGTTTTCTTCAAAAACTTCCTAATGATGGTTCTATTTAAAACATAGCAAGCTGtgttcacagcttcagcccataagaaCTTAGGGATTTCATATTCACATAACATAGCTCTAGCCATTTCTTGTAAACTTCTATTTCTTCTCtcaacaacaccattttgttgaggtgttcttggacaagaaaAGTTATGTGATATGCCTTGTTcatcacaaaaagattcaaagtattgattttcaaattctttaccatgatcacttcttattgaaataatttttgaacctttttcattttgaatctttctgctgaatttttcaaaaacagaaAAGGCCTCATGTTTATGAGCAAGAAAGAACACCCAGCCAAatctagtatagtcatccacaattaccatGCCATAACTCTTTCCTCCAagactttgagttctagtaggtCCAAACAGATCAAGATGCAACAACAAccaggctctgataccaattgatgattctagttgaacttgagaagggggggttgaatcaagttagCTTAAAACTTTAAGTTTCAAACTCTGTTTTTGCTGTTGCTCGAGTTGCAGGAGATTATTTGAAATAGTCTCATACGCAGAAAATTAAAAGTGCAGAAAAGAGGAGAAAGaggccagcatgtatcctggttcggattcTTTGTGCCATGaatcctacatccagtctccaccacaaaccatggtggaattttcactataattctcaggttacatacaccaatactattgaattacTCCCTTATGATGTAAAATATagaaaatcaaaatgaattaagcaGTTATTGAGTCATAAAGAATTGAATAAAGCTTAGCAAAGACCAATAATCATGTATCTTATTAAGAACACAGTACATGACTCTGAAAACAGCACAATAAATCAGTGTAAAGAGAGAGGGAAAGGGAGGTGTGCTTGAAGCATACAAACCAAGAGATGCTTTTACTATGAATACCATTTTTTCTAGCTTGCACCAAACACCAAATGAAGGAACAAAGCAGAAAAGAATCAACTAATATACTGCATCATTTTAAAAAGAAACTCTCTTAGCAAATGTTTTTTACTTTGATGTTTTTCTGTAGACTATAGTCTAATGCTTAACTTCAACTCCTATTTTATTCGAAAGTGTATTTCTAGCAATATAATACTTagcttaattgaaattaaattaaatgaaatttgcTTATGAAATTTAAATTAGAACTTAAGCGCCAACTAGGATGGTGTTTTGATAATTTTTGCGTGCATTTTGGGCAAGAGAAGAAAAATACTGATAGTGCTTTCTGGTTTTGATTAATTGGAATAATGTGATCATTCATTTCATCTTACGACTCTAAGATTTTTCTAAATTGGTGATGCTAAATTCCAATTGACAATAGTAATGATCAGTCATACTCATCCCTCCTTATACGTCCATCTCTAGTTGGATTATTGATCAATTTCTCTAAACTAATTGAAGTGCTGCTCACTTTCGGTTCCATTAAAACATTTTGTGCATATAATGGAGCATGTCACATTATCAGTCAATGCCATTTGTCATGCTAATGGAGCACTAAACAATGCTAGTTGACTACAAAATAAAATTACTTCCGAAATAATTTCAggtctaaaactaaaattttaaaattctgagAAGTAAAGAAGAAACGCATCTGCAATTTTGTTAAAACCAAATTCAACCAACCTCTAAAAAGAAATTACTTCCTCTAATGTATGCACACAAGTGGAAGCTGCTCGAGCCTATGACATAGCAGCAATTGAGTGCAGAAGAATTAATGTTGTAACCAACTTTGATTAAGTAATTACTTAAGTTATACTGACAATAATGTAAAAGATGATGGACATATCGATTTGTTATGTTTTCATATCTCAATAGCTTTAAATTTTACAACGGATGTCAATAATAATtgctaaaattaaagaaaaatcatGGTTGGCAAGAATATATGAATATGCAATAATTCACAGTTAAAAAGATCTTATTTTGTTGTTATATCTGAACCATTAACATATATAAAAGGGATTAACCATTGTTAATTATGCTTTTCTTAAAAGTTAAGAATCATCTGATCCAAACTTCCTTTACAATCAGAAGCACCAAAAAACTCAGCTCTCTATTTTTCATGAGTCTGAGACTATGGTTCTGTACACTTGACAGGTTGTTCTGTGCTTGCTTTGAAAGAGANNNNNNNNNNNNNNNNNNNNNNNNNNNNNNNNNNNNNNNNNNNNNNNNNNNNNNNNNNNNNNNNNNNNNNNNNNNNNNNNNNNNNNNNNNNNNNNNNNNNNNNNNNNNNNNNNNNNNNNNNNTTcctatgagaaaaataaaaatcagtGCTCTTACTatgaagaagagagagattgaTCATCATTGCTTCTTCAGTTCTTCTTCTTTCAATATTTTTCCATAAAAAAATTTCTTAGTTTTCTGTATTTCTATATTagcttgtttctttttctttctctataatATAATGCTGGCTGTAATTTagtttttttaagaaaatatcatttttgttattattgtttgCTCAATCTATCCTACTTATAATTAGATTcaaattaatgatttttttttttgaaaaaattgctTTGCTTTACTTTTTACAGTTATCCTATCTTGCATGGGCATAATCAAAAGATTGAGTATACAAACAGAAATGAATTATTTGTATGGAAATAGACTATTGTATGCAGAAAAACACAATGTATGacttttcttattttaaaatagaaaaagaaaaatagatatATAACAcactatatttatatttttactttatcTACTTTATTTGGAATTACACATGACCCACTCTTACACGAGATAAACACAATAACTTCAAATGAAAACACATAAATGAAAATGAATAATGATCTAACATTACACACATGAAAATAACAAAATCTAACATTGTCTTTATGCTATTGTCTGATATGAAAAGATCTGTCAACTTTTGCAACTGTTGtataaaattgggaaaatgaaCTAAGTTGCATGAACTTAAATGCAAAGATTGAATTTGAGAAGGAAATGTTACGCTGGAAGTGTTCTTCCCTTCAAGAAAATACAATTTGTTGCCTCCGcctaaagaaagaaaaataagcttTTGGAGCTTTGAAAGCATGTCAAGGTCGATCTGTCCTTCCAATATATTATTAGATAGATCGAGAACTGTAAGATTTTCTAACctgaagaagaaatatggaatTTCACCTTGAAGATTATTTCGAGAAAGATCCAAGTAACTTAAAGTGGTTAGATTCATTATCCAAGTTGGAACTTCcccagctaaattgcatgaacTCAATCCTAACCATTGAATTAGAGGAAGGATTGTGACATTGACATCCCTAACTTGTGAGAACAAAGACAATTTGTTGCCAGACAAGTCAAGAACATTAAGCATCTCTAGCTTCAAAAACATGTCAAGTGCTAGGCGGCCTTCAAAGAAATTATACCCCAGAGACAAATGTTCAAGATTTTCGAGTCTAAAAAGAGACTGCGGGATTTCACCTTGAAAGCTATTTTTTCCAAGAGCCAAGCAAGCTAAATTGGTCAGGTTCCCAATGGATGCAGGTAATGCACCATGCAGATTTTGGTTTTCCGCAAAATTCAAAGAACTTAAGTTTGGGAGATAGAATATTCCAACTGGAAACTCACCACATAGTTCACAGTTTCGAAAAGAGAGATTTTGCAGAGATGTAAGGTTTGTGAGAGTGTAAGGTATAGATGATGAAACGCTGACATAATTAAGGCGAAGTTGTTCAAGTCTTGTTGAGTTTTGAATTAAGCTTCGCAGAGTGGATACCTTAAGTTGTAATTGGTTGATCACTAGATTTTCAAACGGTTGGTCAATATAGCTGCGAAGATCAAGGGACAACAAGTTGGACAAATGGGAAATTTGAGTTGGGACTTCACCTGACAATGTGGTTTCACCATATTGAGAAAGATTCAAATGCCTCAGTTGTGACAAGTGACCTATCCTGGCTGGAATTTGCGAGTGACTGAAGTCATTGTCCGAAAGATCAAGGCTTTGAAGATGCACAAGCGAGAAAAGGGTGCTATTGGGATCCATGGAACCATAGAGCAGGCTGCTACTAAGATCAATGGAAATGACATGACCTGTGAGCTCATCGCATTCAATGCCATTCCAGGAGCAGCAATCTGTGGTTGGAATCCAGGAAACAGTTTTAGGATAACTGAAAGTATTGTAAGATGCAGACTTACTTATGATGAAGCTTTGTTTAAAGCTGAGCAAGGCATTGCTTTCATGTTGATGGCATTCATGATGATGAGTAGTAGTTGAATCATTCAAAGTTAAACAGTTTGTAAACAGGGAGGatgagaagaggagaagaaaatgtATGGCCAGAGCAACAGAATGCAACAACCCCATCATGGTCATTTGTATCGAAATAGGTTTCAATGGAAGAAATGTTTGGACACTCTAATCGGTTTTTATAGTGAAGCAGTTATGGTGATACTATGCAGAGTAGCCCCCGGCTTCATTAAATGCCTTCGGCAAACTGAACTATCTTGTCCCTTGTTACAACTTCATAGTGAAGTTCCTTGATAGTATATTTTTGTCACTACTATTTGACTTTGTTAACAACTTGCATTTACGCCCTTCATGCTTAAATTTCTCATAATAATTGTACATGCACCTTCATGACTTCTCTACTCATATATAGTCATCACCCGCAGGTACCTTTCAAACCTTAATTATCGTTCATTTTGGGGACACGGTATCTGCAGACCCTTCCAAAGTTCAAAGTACATGCATGAAGGCTGAGAGCCTGAGACATTCATGTCATTTTCCCATACTTAGCTTACGTTGGATTCCTTCTAAAATAATGGTACTATTTCAATGTAATTGCTGCATCAAACCTCTGTACTTGCATTGGTTATCCTCCACAAACATAACTCTCTTCCTCATACTCGAGGTTTTGGATCTTTGTCTCTGATATTTGAGTTTGCTAACTTGCATTCTATCGTTATTATTAATCttctctctttaatttctttAGTATCATTGACTCCATAGAGTAAAATTACTTTGGCTTATAATATAGGGAGAGAGTGTACATTTTTTTGTTGCTTTAATTTCAATATTATCAAAAGGAAATAACTATTTTTAGAATAACAGAAAAAATAGGTCTTTAACAAATTTTCTAGTAAACTTACacgttttttgaaaaaaaaaatatcaaataaattcttcaagaattGAAACTCCTGATTTATAAGTCAGTGAAAATATTATACTAAACATGCTTATCATTTGTCAGGGACAAATAAAGTCCACGCTTACAATTCTTAAAAAATTTGGTACAAGTCTAATTATAAAATTTCTTCGAACTTATTTGATACTTTTTATTTCTTAAAGACcttcaataattcaattcaattgtaaaaatttttaaaactatttGTTTTATCACTTTTTATCAAGTACACATGAGTGGAATGTTACTTCTAAAATCAGCATGTTATGGTATATACTATATATTATTGCAAAAACTTTATATATTTTTCTGTACACTTAATTTACAACCATAAACCGTTCATTAGTCTAACTAACTTTCTCTAACTTGGCTGATATCCCTAACACAGCTCAAGGGATGCTTCGTTTATGAACACCGTTTTTTCGACCTTGCTTGCACTTAAGAGCGACTACATGAGCAATACCATACAAATTGAAACATATTGCCAAACCTTTTTtcgtttttcattttttattttatttttttctaaataaacCTGTGAATGAGCAAAACTCTCAAGTCACAACAATTAACGTAGAGCAGTCAAATATCATCACCTGTATACTAACTGttcttattaaattattaatacacatatcttatatgtatttaatttatatttttaatataatatatataatcgagTCAGCTCACTAATTAATGAGTTGAGCTTATCCACTCACGAGTTCAACTTATTGA is a window encoding:
- the LOC107637261 gene encoding leucine-rich repeat receptor-like serine/threonine-protein kinase BAM3, producing the protein MTMMGLLHSVALAIHFLLLFSSSLFTNCLTLNDSTTTHHHECHQHESNALLSFKQSFIISKSASYNTFSYPKTVSWIPTTDCCSWNGIECDELTGHVISIDLSSSLLYGSMDPNSTLFSLVHLQSLDLSDNDFSHSQIPARIGHLSQLRHLNLSQYGETTLSGEVPTQISHLSNLLSLDLRSYIDQPFENLVINQLQLKVSTLRSLIQNSTRLEQLRLNYVSVSSSIPYTLTNLTSLQNLSFRNCELCGEFPVGIFYLPNLSSLNFAENQNLHGALPASIGNLTNLACLALGKNSFQGEIPQSLFRLENLEHLSLGYNFFEGRLALDMFLKLEMLNVLDLSGNKLSLFSQVRDVNVTILPLIQWLGLSSCNLAGEVPTWIMNLTTLSYLDLSRNNLQGEIPYFFFRLENLTVLDLSNNILEGQIDLDMLSKLQKLIFLSLGGGNKLYFLEGKNTSSVTFPSQIQSLHLSSCNLVHFPNFIQQLQKLTDLFISDNSIKTMLDFVIFMCVMLDHYSFSFMCFHLKLLCLSRVRVGHV